Genomic segment of Sebastes fasciatus isolate fSebFas1 chromosome 3, fSebFas1.pri, whole genome shotgun sequence:
AGAAGCGCATATGACCGCGCTGCATTATTTTTGGCGTTTTCAATGATAAAATCAGACACACATTAATAAAACTCCACGCTGCAGAACATTAACTAGGCATACATATggcatattaattattattcaacCTGAAAtgacaatgtgtgtttttatgtagacaCCTGAtagttttactgtaaaatgCAATATTGGCTTGAGTCTGCAGAGGCAGGTATACAGCCTGTCTGCCAGGAAGGGGGATCTACATTTATTAGTTCACAGCATTTAGCTCCCTGCAACAGCATGTGCCATTTTGTAACCACATAAATATGATTGGCATAAACATCGGGGTATATCCTCTATCTTAGTCTTAAAAGATAGATTATAGTGTGAAAATACCCTGACTTCTATCATATCTATACCGGTAGAAAGGGCTTATGCCACGATGATAACCAGTTAATGTTTCAAAGTATTTATGTGGAATAATAAATGATATGCCATATGTTAATGTTCAGCAATGTGGAGTTTTATATAATGTGAAATCGCGTTCTATTATTaataggggtgtgacgaaatatcgCTAAATAAAAACGTGACGATATGCATCGTCGAGACAAAAAACTGAATTGCGATATCAGGGCATAATAGGTACTATGTTCATATGGGCTCCAGGgctaaagctgcagcctctgcctgctgctgtttaaggcctatggaaggaggctgagtatgcgtaatatctttggggtacaaaacacatgcgcagtaaaaatctggtctgccctcgccgaaattgaaccaatcgcaacgcacggccgcagcttcagttacactgtgcatgtgacATACCCCCGGtgccatgtccgcccgtgacctaGCCCCCTTTAATAGGCCTTGTcggagctccacacacatcaacacactcaGCGCAGTCAGTGAACAGTCTGACTGATGGTGGCTAGGATAACAATAATATCAAgtgagaacgagggtgctgtaatttatcaatacaatgttcacatcctttttgtaaaataattaataaactgttcatcataacttttttttgtgaacaaatataattgatGAAAGAGTATTTAAACGttttctgatttatagaatatgattttacagaacaaacattttcataagaattaaatgttcagacgaaggctgtgataaataataaaaataatcatttaactagtaataataatggtccataatgatgtaaaatgcgtagttttaagtcaaaaaccttcaaattttctcAGGGAtggacccccaaacccaatatctcctagtatcttttattcactgtataaattcataatgtgtctctgtataatatgtaggagcatcctgactgggactctgctcctaaaacctgaatgaagagctcacacacctcagctctgcatgtatacctgcctgtctgtctggctgctgttgattccagcctatagacatcctataatatattatagagagatgctgaaggctacaaataacacaggaaagcactttaactattaacactatatacaaacacaccaccttaaccctataatgttccagtgtgaatattattggagtattataataataataataataatatattggatttatatagcgctttatattaatctcaaagacgcttattataggcctactatagaagatgcagaTAGCCCAAGTATATAaagcaataaaatcacaactgattatgactgacacagtttaacatgcttaaagaaataatgaataaataggaataagttgcaagagattgctgataccggcagATACACACAACATGTTAATAAGAGAGTACCAACACTGGTCagtatgaaatgaaaagagtgTAACTACCTGTTTGATTAGAGCTGTAAGTTTTGTGTTAATGCTGGTTgttgaaacacagtaaatattaTCAGCTGCACTCACCAGTATTtgagtctgttgttgttgagaaagacctgatgaactcagtttaatatttctttagacagaaacacagagacttgtctcgactgcagctctctgacaaacatgcagtttaatttctgtaatgtgacgttgaagctctcctccttccagtgttgctccacctcttacagcagctctgtttgtgaggatgtgtttcctccaccaggacagttttcacaaaaaaaaagtcaatcccACATGTAGGAATACATCTTAGGGTCAGCAGAAACCAGCAGCCActttacagtcctctacagctcTGCAACAATCATACTGTCTGTCCAgatttcagctcactgtttgtCCTGTAATGTTCTAACCTTCTCATGTAATTCTTGTATTTGCTTCGTTCCTATTAGTTGTTGCTGAATCAGACCAGGAAGTTGAGTGGTGTGTGCAGTCTGTGCATGCCTTTAACAaactctcctccctctgatTTGTGTTGTCATGCTCACATCTAGTAGCCACAGTTGAGAAACACATCCAACCTGTGAAAACCTTTGTGACTTTGTGGACAAGACtccagtttcaaaataaaacactcacacaaaagGTTTCTTCTTCTGCATAGGATTTTATTGCAATGATGACTGAttaaatgaataacaacataaatgCATATTAGAAATTAAAACCCAATAACCAGATGACTGAATAACTATTAAAAATATAGACCATTAATCATTAACTTAATgataattaaatgttcaaaaacccaacaacagctgaaaagatgtaggcctataaaacagaattaaagctctaatgctgcaactaacaattattttcattattgattaatctcttggtgcataaaatatcagaaaaaaagtcacaaatgcccattatgatttataataatGCAAAGATATTTGGTTTAATTTGATAGAAGACCcagaaaccagcaaatattcacattccaGAGGCGGGAATCTGtgaatttttgacatttttgctttaaaagaattacataaacaattaattgattaatatttgcagattattttttctgttgattgataaattaattaattaactaatgtATTCAGCTCTTAATCAAGGAAAGAGTACACAGAGTAACTTTTTGAAACTGAGTGGTTAtctttatcagaaaaatgtacttaacgtatgaaaagtaaaagtgttgattgtgcagtaaaatgttccctgtcagtgttttactattatatctgatgtttctggattaatattactgctgcattaatgtgtatgttgcattttaaggctgtagatgtttaaggttgtgctaattttaactcctttatatactgttggctagtttaatctacagcaatgcatcatggtctataagatcatcatatgtttgtagcgtcgctgtcctgtgagaactaCGTATCTCTAAACAGTCGacttttcatggtgtcagaaaaacagccctgaagattaattctgaagacaacaggtttacattgtatattgccactgaatatgtatatttgttctGTTATATGACAGTGAATCTTTTCATTTAATATCATCAGTCTACTCAGCTtgattgacaggagagatgatcagaggggcagagtttttaccACCATGATTAAGTTCAGGACTGAAGTATGGgaggagtttctcagtgaagcagcagccagtaaaggagtagataagagctgcagcatctacgtcataaaaggagaccagaccctcctcataatccacaaacacccccaccttctgaggccgagacttcagagagagactgactcGAGAGACATCAAGAGCTTTGTACTCATTTCCATCTCTCAACCATATAGTCCAGTAACCATTCTGAGGGCTCAGCTTGATGGctcccttcctgttgatcgactctctggccactcctaaGTCCCAGTCAGTCTTTCTTTTAACTTGAACCTCAAAGTAAAATCtgcctgaagagaaactctgctttgcTAAGACATTAACATAAGTATCAATTCTCTCtgggttgtctgggagattcttcCTCACATCACTATCATTCACTTGTTTcccatcatcagacaggatgagacgGGGATGAGCTGTATCAGGATCAAGAGTCACATCCACGGCATACTGCTGGACCCTCTTTAGCTCTGACTTAGCAAgcagcttcttcatctctttattgagtgtctcctccagctgagccaCAGCTCTCCTCACAGTCCCCTCATATGATGGACGGACGCTGACCTCTGTCCAGTCCTTGgtgggtggagcagctttcaaGGACTGGAAACtctggaggaggtggagttggtCTTCAGAGCGTGAGAGCTGCTCCACTTCAGTCCATCTCTTCgtcagctcagagatttcctgttccagctctttgatgaaagcttcggcctgtttttctgttgttttctgcttctctttgatcaAGT
This window contains:
- the LOC141764526 gene encoding E3 ubiquitin-protein ligase TRIM21-like — translated: MATASNLQSEDQFLCSICLDVFTDPVTIPCGHNFCKNCINEHWNTSDRCQCPMCKEAFTTRPDLRVNTFISEIVVQFIQSAQQKTSSSSSEQQVSKPGEVPCDFCTGTKLKALKSCLVCLASYCETHLEPHLTMSGLKRHQLIDPVENLEDRMCTKHDKPLELFCKTDLTCICMLCLVLDHKMHDVVPLKEEYEEKKAELGKTETEIQQMIQKRRLKIQEIKHSVHLSEEDADRGIAEGVQVFTALKESVERGQANLINLIKEKQKTTEKQAEAFIKELEQEISELTKRWTEVEQLSRSEDQLHLLQSFQSLKAAPPTKDWTEVSVRPSYEGTVRRAVAQLEETLNKEMKKLLAKSELKRVQQYAVDVTLDPDTAHPRLILSDDGKQVNDSDVRKNLPDNPERIDTYVNVLAKQSFSSGRFYFEVQVKRKTDWDLGVARESINRKGAIKLSPQNGYWTIWLRDGNEYKALDVSRVSLSLKSRPQKVGVFVDYEEGLVSFYDVDAAALIYSFTGCCFTEKLLPYFSPELNHGGKNSAPLIISPVNQAE